DNA from Rhizobacter sp. J219:
TGCACCACCTTCAAGACGTCGGGGTGAGGCTCGGGCGTCACGCCGGGCCGGTTGGCGATGGCGAGCGTCACCCGGCCGAGCAGCTCGCGCCAATCGCGCCAGGTGTGCAGGCCGGCGTACTGGTCCTGCCCGAGGATGAGGAACCACTCCTGGTCGGGCGTCCTGGCCTGCAGCTCGCGCACGGTGTCGAGTGTGAAACTCGGTCCCTGGCGCTTGATCTCGCAGCGGTCGAGCACGAAGCGCGGTTCACCTTCGATCGCCAGCCGCACCATCGCCTCGCGGTGCTGCGGCGCGGCGAGCTGCCGGGCCTTCTGCCACGGCTGGCCGGCGGGGATCCAGCGCAGCTCGTCGAGCGACAGCCCGTCGAGCGCCTGCCGCGCCAGCGCCACATGCGCGTTGTGCACCGGGTCGAAGGTTCCTCCGAAGAGCCCGATGCGCTTCATTCCGCCGCCCAATCGCGCGGGCGCAGGAAATCGCTGTACAGGCTGGCTTCTGGCGTGCCGGCCTCGGGCTGCCAGTTGTAGCGCCAGGTCACCACCGGCGGCATCGACATCAGGATGCTTTCGGTACGCCCGCCCGATTGCAAGCCAAACAAGGTGCCACGGTCGAACACCAGGTTGAACTCGACGTAGCGGCCACGCCGGTAGGTCTGGAAGTCACGCTCGCGCTCGCCGTACGCGAGCCCCTTCCGACGTTGCACGATGGGCAGGTAGGCGCCGGTGAATGCATCGCCCACCGCCCGCATCAGCGCGAAGCTGGGCTCGAAGCCGCCCTCGGAAAAGTCATCGAAGAACACACCGCCGATGCCGCGTGGCTCGTTGCGGTGCTTGAGGAAGAAGTATTCATCGCACCACTGCTTGAAGCGCGGGTACTTGTCGCCGCCGAAGGGCGCGAGCGCATCGCGGTTCACACGGTGGAAATGGCGGGCGTCTTCCTCGAAGCCGTAATACGGCGTCAGGTCCATGCCGCCGCCGAACCACACGACCGGCTCGCGGTCGGCCGGCAGCGCGGCGAACATGCGCACATTCATGTGCACCGTCGGCACGTAGGGGTTGCGCGGGTGGAAGACGAGCGACACGCCCATCGCCTCGAAGGGCGCACCCGCCAGCTCGGGCCGATGCGCCGTGGCCGACGGCGGCATCGCCGGGCCTTTCACATGCGAGAAATTGCAGCCGCCCCGCTCCAGCAGCGTGCCGCCCTCCACCAGACGCGAGAGGCCGTCGCCCTGCAGACGCTCGCCCGGCGGGCGTGTCCAGCTGTCGCTCACGAAGCGGTCGCCGCTCTCGGCTTCCATCGCGCCGAGGATGCGGTCCTGCAACGACAGCAGATAGGTGCGGACGTCTTGTGTGTTCATGGTTTCAGTCGAATGGGGGCCGCCAGCGCGGGCCGCTTGCCGGTGGCGCGCCCGAGACCGGATGCGATCTGCGCCATGTCGGCCGCCTCGTCGCCGCTCAGCATGAGAAACGTGTCGAGCCGCACCTCGCGCCGAGCGTAGTCCAGCGCCGCCAGACCCAGTGGCACACCGGCCGCGAGCGTCACGTGATAGAAGCCTGAGCGCCAGGCGTCGCGGTAGCCGCGGGTGCCTTCCGGGGCGAGGGCGAGCCACATGAAGCGGCCCTGCGCCTTCGCCTGCGCCAGCGCCGCGCCCATCTGCCCGACGATGCCCTGCGGCGCATGTCGGTCGACCGCCAAGCCGCCCAGCCAACGCATCCAGTGGCTGATCAACGGAAACCTGAACAGGCTGTCCTTGCCGAAGAACGACACCTGGATGCCGATGGACCACTTGGCCAACAGGCCGAAGAGGAAGTCCCAGTTCGAGGTGTGCGGGTACACCACGATCACGCCCTGCCGTGCCGGCAGCCCGTGGTAGACCAGCTTCCAGCCCAGGAGGCGCATCAGCCCCAGAGCCAACGCGCTGCCGCGAAGCTGCACCGGCCGCTC
Protein-coding regions in this window:
- the nadD gene encoding nicotinate-nucleotide adenylyltransferase; this translates as MKRIGLFGGTFDPVHNAHVALARQALDGLSLDELRWIPAGQPWQKARQLAAPQHREAMVRLAIEGEPRFVLDRCEIKRQGPSFTLDTVRELQARTPDQEWFLILGQDQYAGLHTWRDWRELLGRVTLAIANRPGVTPEPHPDVLKVVHRMVPLPMMDISSTAIRDRVARGEAITDLVPPAVARYIDQNALYQGTLRS
- the hemF gene encoding oxygen-dependent coproporphyrinogen oxidase, with the translated sequence MNTQDVRTYLLSLQDRILGAMEAESGDRFVSDSWTRPPGERLQGDGLSRLVEGGTLLERGGCNFSHVKGPAMPPSATAHRPELAGAPFEAMGVSLVFHPRNPYVPTVHMNVRMFAALPADREPVVWFGGGMDLTPYYGFEEDARHFHRVNRDALAPFGGDKYPRFKQWCDEYFFLKHRNEPRGIGGVFFDDFSEGGFEPSFALMRAVGDAFTGAYLPIVQRRKGLAYGERERDFQTYRRGRYVEFNLVFDRGTLFGLQSGGRTESILMSMPPVVTWRYNWQPEAGTPEASLYSDFLRPRDWAAE
- a CDS encoding 1-acyl-sn-glycerol-3-phosphate acyltransferase, producing the protein MLIPERPVQLRGSALALGLMRLLGWKLVYHGLPARQGVIVVYPHTSNWDFLFGLLAKWSIGIQVSFFGKDSLFRFPLISHWMRWLGGLAVDRHAPQGIVGQMGAALAQAKAQGRFMWLALAPEGTRGYRDAWRSGFYHVTLAAGVPLGLAALDYARREVRLDTFLMLSGDEAADMAQIASGLGRATGKRPALAAPIRLKP